A stretch of Tripterygium wilfordii isolate XIE 37 chromosome 11, ASM1340144v1, whole genome shotgun sequence DNA encodes these proteins:
- the LOC120009269 gene encoding symplekin-like isoform X4 — protein MLSFLLLCSLVAIARKRPIHYDTILSALFNFDPNFEGVGGCHTASIHYALRTAFLGFLRCTYSPIVESREKLLRVLRAMNAGDAADQVIRQVDKMMKNSERVSREAWLRRDDQPSSQLPGFGDLSRKISMLQDNDDLAYEVPSKRIRHGPNTPSALQVQVNGYGQDSVSVNEVSPNVPLFDSDLTPVEKMIAMIGALLAEGERGAESLEILISNIHPDLLADIVITNMRHLPKTPPPVTQLGSLHITQQNGSQSSSAQVVAQSVSANSVQSPVPTAQVPFSSVSTISSSLSETSAVNNFPADSKRDPRRDPRRLDPRRVVMPTGIPSIHVAEDNSPVPFESYGSSSLSKPVSFPAITSVETQMPQLMSNADVNDNLLGSTLFVETGQENPEEEFVRKIEEALPIPEVNASDQAHSPLRIADEHSGSSRLSDCEITYEDDISALLEADQNSPAISNTSASEETCLDLPVLPMYVDMTEEQQTSMRKLAVERIIKSYEHLDGTNSSKTWMAILARLVAQLDAGDDVVVVLQKKIVLDHEQQKGHELVLYILYHLHSLMISDSVETASVAAIAYENFLLAVAKSLLDILPASDKSFSRLFAEVPFLSDASLKLLDDLCYSNVFDPNGNEIRDGERVTQGLGAVWGLILGRPNYRQACLSIALKCAVHTQDDIRAKAIRLVANKLYPLNYISEHIEKYATDKLLSAVDQHALGTELSQSASGDRRAEEEFARHETSTPENENMNGAQPVIQSVATVSFPEAQRLISLYFSLCTKKPILLRLAFDIYGKAPKGVRQAFHRHIPILIRAVGPFYSELLNVISDPPQGSEDLLTLVLQILTQETTPSPDLIATVKRLYETKLKDVSILIPMLSLLPKDEVLPIFPRLVDLPMEKFQTALAHILQGSAHTGPALTPAEVLVAIHDISPEKDGLALKKITDACSTCFEQRTVFTQQVLAKALNQMVDQTPLPLLFMRTVIQAIDAFPKLVDFVMEMLSKLVNRQVWRMPKLWVGFLKCVSQTQPHSFHVLLQLPSPQLESALNKHAMLRGSLAAYANQPSRKASLPRSTLDVLGLANESYLPDSSSLQPSDITSSVHGATMTR, from the exons ATGTTGTCTTTTCTATTGCTTTGCAG TCTTGTTGCCATAGCAAGGAAGAGGCCAATTCACTATGATACAATTCTTTCTGCATTGTTCAATTTTGATCCCAACTTTGAGGGGGTGGGGGGTTGCCATACTGCCAGCATCCATTATGCCTTGAGAACGGCCTTTCTCGGATTTCTAAGGTGTACTTATTCACCCATTGTAGAG TCAAGAGAGAAATTGCTCAGGGTGTTACGAGCAATGAATGCAGGGGATGCTGCTGACCAAGTTATCCGACAAGTTgataaaatgatgaaaaatagtGAGCGTGTATCTCGTGAAGCTTGGCTACGAAGG GATGACCAACCATCAAGTCAGCTTCCTGGCTTTGGAGATCTGTCAAGGAAAATATCCATGCTTCAGGACAATGACGACCTTGCTTATGAGGTGCCTTCCAAGCGAATTCGTCATGGTCCAAACACTCCCTCAGCGTTGCAAGTTCAAGTGAATGGTTATGGCCAGGATTCTGTTTCTGTGAATGAAGTGTCTCCTAATGTTCCCCTGTTTGATAGTGATTTGACTCCAGTGGAAAAAATGATTGCGATGATTGGTGCACTGCTTGCGGAAGGAGAAAGAGGGGCTGAATCTCTTGAAATTCTTATTTCAAATATTCATCCTGACTTGCTGGCTGATATTGTGATTACTAATATGCGGCACTTGCCTAAAACCCCTCCACCGGTAACACAGCTTGGGAGTTTGCATATAACTCAACAAAATGGCTCTCAAAGTAGTTCAGCACAGGTGGTGGCGCAATCTGTTTCAGCAAATTCTGTGCAATCTCCAGTTCCCACTGCACAAGTACCTTTTTCTTCAGTTTCCACAATCAGTTCATCGTTGTCCGAGACATCTGCTGTCAATAATTTTCCTGCAGATTCTAAACGTGATCCAAGAAGG GATCCACGTCGCCTTGATCCAAGGCGTGTTGTGATGCCTACAGGAATACCTTCTATACATGTTGCTGAGGATAACAGTCCTGTGCCTTTTGAGTCATATGGCTCTAGCTCCTTGAGCAAGCCTGTTTCATTTCCTGCTATAACATCTGTTGAAACTCAGATGCCGCAGTTGATGTCCAATGCAGATGTCAATGATAATCTTTTGGGGAGTACATTGTTCGTTGAAACTGGTCAAGAAAATCCTGAAGAAGAGTTTGTGAGAAAAATTGAGGAGGCCCTCCCAATTCCAGAAGTCAATGCTTCAGATCAGGCACATTCTCCTCTTCGCATCGCTGATGAGCATTCTGGTTCATCAAGGTTGTCTGATTGCGAAATAACATATGAAGATGATATATCAGCTTTGCTGGAAGCCGATCAGAATTCCCCAGCTATTTCAAACACATCAGCATCGGAGGAGACTTGTTTGGATTTACCTGTGCTCCCAATGTATGTTGATATGACCGAAGAACAGCAAACAAGTATGAGAAAACTGGCAGTTGAACGGATTATCAAATCGTATGAGCATCTAGATGGTACCAACTCAAGCAAGACATGGATGGCAATACTTGCGAGATTGGTTGCTCAG CTTGATGCAGGTGATGATGTGGTGGTGGtcctgcaaaaaaaaattgttttggatCACGAACAGCAAAAG GGGCATGAGCTTGTGTTGTATATCCTCTACCATCTGCATTCTCTCATGATCTCAGATTCAGTTGAAACCGCTTCCGTTGCTGCTATTGCTTATGAAAACTTTCTATTGGCAGTG GCCAAATCTTTACTGGATATTTTACCTGCCTCAGACAAGTCCTTCAGTCGACTTTTTGCTGAAGTTCCATTTTTGTCTgatgcttccttgaaattgttagATGATCTCTGCTATTCGAATGTTTTTGATCCCAATGGAAATGAAATTCGTGATGGTGAGCGTGTCACTCAAGGCCTTGGTGCTGTGTGGGGTTTGATTTTGGGGCGTCCAAATTATCGGCAAGCCTGCTTAAGTATAGCTTTAAAG TGTGCTGTTCATACACAAGATGATATTCGGGCGAAAGCTATTCGGCTG GTGGCAAACAAACTCTATCCACTGAACTACATATCAGAACATATTGAAAAATATGCAACAGATAAGCTACTTTCTGCTGTGGATCAGCACGCTTTAGGTACAGAGCTTTCACAGTCAGCGTCGGGCGACAGAAGAGCTGAAGAAGAG TTTGCAAGACATGAAACATCAACTCCTGAAAATGAGAATATGAATGGTGCACAACCAGTCATCCAGAGCGTGGCAACAGTGTCATTTCCTGAAGCCCAACGCCTAATTTCGCTGTATTTTTCTTTATGTACAAAG AAACCTATTCTTCTTCGACTTGCATTTGATATTTATGGGAAAGCTCCAAAAGGTGTGAGGCAG GCTTTTCACCGTCATATTCCTATACTCATAAGGGCTGTAGGGCCATTTTATTCTGAATTGCTTAATGTAATATCTGATCCACCACAAGGGAGTGAAGATCTTTTGACACTG GTGTTGCAAATATTGACTCAGGAAACAACACCGTCTCCTGATCTTATAGCCACTGTTAAACGTTTATACGAGACTAAGTTGAAG GATGTGTCAATTCTTATTCCAATGCTCTCATTGCTTCCCAAGGATGAG GTTTTACCTATTTTCCCTCGGCTGGTTGACCTTCCCATGGAGAAGTTCCAGACAGCACTTGCTCATATATTACAg GGTTCAGCTCATACAGGTCCAGCTTTAACACCTGCAGAAGTTTTGGTTGCCATTCATGATATCAGTCCTGAGAAAGATGGTCTTGCACTGAAGAAG ATAACAGATGCTTGCTCAACTTGTTTTGAGCAACGGACAGTTTTCACACAACAGGTCTTGGCAAAGGCCTTGAATCAGATG GTTGATCAAACTCCTCTGCCTCTTCTTTTCATGAGAACTGTTATTCAGGCAATTGATGCATTTCCCAAACTG GTCGATTTTGTTATGGAGATGCTTTCCAAACTTGTGAATAGACAG
- the LOC120009269 gene encoding uncharacterized protein LOC120009269 isoform X1: protein MAAPSRDQALSLIAASKNHGDLAVKLSSLKQAKDILSSVDPSVATDLFPYLVELQSSPESLVRKVLVEIIEDVGLKALEYCSMLIPVILALVRDGDPIVARQSIVSGSKFYCSIVEEMVLQFHRRVNVDRWLEELWMWMVKFKDVVFSIALQPGSAGTKLLALKFLETYILIFAIDTTDSEKPAYEATAGGGRTFNVSCLLGGHTILDLVAVMSEVNKSLGVLLDLLRSAGSIPGLLTIAVVNCLVAIARKRPIHYDTILSALFNFDPNFEGVGGCHTASIHYALRTAFLGFLRCTYSPIVESREKLLRVLRAMNAGDAADQVIRQVDKMMKNSERVSREAWLRRDDQPSSQLPGFGDLSRKISMLQDNDDLAYEVPSKRIRHGPNTPSALQVQVNGYGQDSVSVNEVSPNVPLFDSDLTPVEKMIAMIGALLAEGERGAESLEILISNIHPDLLADIVITNMRHLPKTPPPVTQLGSLHITQQNGSQSSSAQVVAQSVSANSVQSPVPTAQVPFSSVSTISSSLSETSAVNNFPADSKRDPRRDPRRLDPRRVVMPTGIPSIHVAEDNSPVPFESYGSSSLSKPVSFPAITSVETQMPQLMSNADVNDNLLGSTLFVETGQENPEEEFVRKIEEALPIPEVNASDQAHSPLRIADEHSGSSRLSDCEITYEDDISALLEADQNSPAISNTSASEETCLDLPVLPMYVDMTEEQQTSMRKLAVERIIKSYEHLDGTNSSKTWMAILARLVAQLDAGDDVVVVLQKKIVLDHEQQKGHELVLYILYHLHSLMISDSVETASVAAIAYENFLLAVAKSLLDILPASDKSFSRLFAEVPFLSDASLKLLDDLCYSNVFDPNGNEIRDGERVTQGLGAVWGLILGRPNYRQACLSIALKCAVHTQDDIRAKAIRLVANKLYPLNYISEHIEKYATDKLLSAVDQHALGTELSQSASGDRRAEEEFARHETSTPENENMNGAQPVIQSVATVSFPEAQRLISLYFSLCTKKPILLRLAFDIYGKAPKGVRQAFHRHIPILIRAVGPFYSELLNVISDPPQGSEDLLTLVLQILTQETTPSPDLIATVKRLYETKLKDVSILIPMLSLLPKDEVLPIFPRLVDLPMEKFQTALAHILQGSAHTGPALTPAEVLVAIHDISPEKDGLALKKITDACSTCFEQRTVFTQQVLAKALNQMVDQTPLPLLFMRTVIQAIDAFPKLVDFVMEMLSKLVNRQVWRMPKLWVGFLKCVSQTQPHSFHVLLQLPSPQLESALNKHAMLRGSLAAYANQPSRKASLPRSTLDVLGLANESYLPDSSSLQPSDITSSVHGATMTR from the exons ATGGCCGCTCCTTCTAGGGACCAGGCACTTTCTCTCATCGCCGCCTCAAAGAACCACGGAGATTTGGCCGTTAAGCTCTCGTCTCTAAAGCAAGCCAAAGATATTTTGTCGTCCGTAGATCCTTCCGTCGCGACCGATCTTTTCCCGTACTTGGTCGAGCTACAGTCCTCGCCCGAGAGCCTTGTTCGAAAAGTTCTTGTCGA GATAATTGAAGATGTTGGTTTAAAGGCATTGGAATATTGTTCTATGCTAATACCTGTCATACTGGCCCTTGTAAGAGATGGTGACCCTATCGTTGCAAGACAGTCGATTGTCAGTGGCTCGAAGTTCTACTGTAGCATTGTAGAGGAAATGGTGTTGCAG TTTCATCGGCGTGTTAACGTGGACCGGTGGCTTGAAGAACTATGGATGTGGATGGTTAAGTTTAAGGATGTTGTCTTTTCTATTGCTTTGCAG CCTGGTTCTGCTGGGACGAAATTGCTAGCATTGAAGTTTCTGGaaacatatattttaatttttgcaATTGACACCACTGACTCTGAAAAGCCTGCATATGAAG CTACAGCAGGAGGTGGACGGACATTTAATGTTTCCTGTCTACTTGGTGGCCACACTATTTTGGATCTGGTTGCTGTGATGTCTGAAGTAAATAAGTCTCTTGGTGTTTTGTTGGATTTGTTGCGATCAGCTGGTAGTATCCCTGGTTTATTGACAATTGCTGTTGTCAATTG TCTTGTTGCCATAGCAAGGAAGAGGCCAATTCACTATGATACAATTCTTTCTGCATTGTTCAATTTTGATCCCAACTTTGAGGGGGTGGGGGGTTGCCATACTGCCAGCATCCATTATGCCTTGAGAACGGCCTTTCTCGGATTTCTAAGGTGTACTTATTCACCCATTGTAGAG TCAAGAGAGAAATTGCTCAGGGTGTTACGAGCAATGAATGCAGGGGATGCTGCTGACCAAGTTATCCGACAAGTTgataaaatgatgaaaaatagtGAGCGTGTATCTCGTGAAGCTTGGCTACGAAGG GATGACCAACCATCAAGTCAGCTTCCTGGCTTTGGAGATCTGTCAAGGAAAATATCCATGCTTCAGGACAATGACGACCTTGCTTATGAGGTGCCTTCCAAGCGAATTCGTCATGGTCCAAACACTCCCTCAGCGTTGCAAGTTCAAGTGAATGGTTATGGCCAGGATTCTGTTTCTGTGAATGAAGTGTCTCCTAATGTTCCCCTGTTTGATAGTGATTTGACTCCAGTGGAAAAAATGATTGCGATGATTGGTGCACTGCTTGCGGAAGGAGAAAGAGGGGCTGAATCTCTTGAAATTCTTATTTCAAATATTCATCCTGACTTGCTGGCTGATATTGTGATTACTAATATGCGGCACTTGCCTAAAACCCCTCCACCGGTAACACAGCTTGGGAGTTTGCATATAACTCAACAAAATGGCTCTCAAAGTAGTTCAGCACAGGTGGTGGCGCAATCTGTTTCAGCAAATTCTGTGCAATCTCCAGTTCCCACTGCACAAGTACCTTTTTCTTCAGTTTCCACAATCAGTTCATCGTTGTCCGAGACATCTGCTGTCAATAATTTTCCTGCAGATTCTAAACGTGATCCAAGAAGG GATCCACGTCGCCTTGATCCAAGGCGTGTTGTGATGCCTACAGGAATACCTTCTATACATGTTGCTGAGGATAACAGTCCTGTGCCTTTTGAGTCATATGGCTCTAGCTCCTTGAGCAAGCCTGTTTCATTTCCTGCTATAACATCTGTTGAAACTCAGATGCCGCAGTTGATGTCCAATGCAGATGTCAATGATAATCTTTTGGGGAGTACATTGTTCGTTGAAACTGGTCAAGAAAATCCTGAAGAAGAGTTTGTGAGAAAAATTGAGGAGGCCCTCCCAATTCCAGAAGTCAATGCTTCAGATCAGGCACATTCTCCTCTTCGCATCGCTGATGAGCATTCTGGTTCATCAAGGTTGTCTGATTGCGAAATAACATATGAAGATGATATATCAGCTTTGCTGGAAGCCGATCAGAATTCCCCAGCTATTTCAAACACATCAGCATCGGAGGAGACTTGTTTGGATTTACCTGTGCTCCCAATGTATGTTGATATGACCGAAGAACAGCAAACAAGTATGAGAAAACTGGCAGTTGAACGGATTATCAAATCGTATGAGCATCTAGATGGTACCAACTCAAGCAAGACATGGATGGCAATACTTGCGAGATTGGTTGCTCAG CTTGATGCAGGTGATGATGTGGTGGTGGtcctgcaaaaaaaaattgttttggatCACGAACAGCAAAAG GGGCATGAGCTTGTGTTGTATATCCTCTACCATCTGCATTCTCTCATGATCTCAGATTCAGTTGAAACCGCTTCCGTTGCTGCTATTGCTTATGAAAACTTTCTATTGGCAGTG GCCAAATCTTTACTGGATATTTTACCTGCCTCAGACAAGTCCTTCAGTCGACTTTTTGCTGAAGTTCCATTTTTGTCTgatgcttccttgaaattgttagATGATCTCTGCTATTCGAATGTTTTTGATCCCAATGGAAATGAAATTCGTGATGGTGAGCGTGTCACTCAAGGCCTTGGTGCTGTGTGGGGTTTGATTTTGGGGCGTCCAAATTATCGGCAAGCCTGCTTAAGTATAGCTTTAAAG TGTGCTGTTCATACACAAGATGATATTCGGGCGAAAGCTATTCGGCTG GTGGCAAACAAACTCTATCCACTGAACTACATATCAGAACATATTGAAAAATATGCAACAGATAAGCTACTTTCTGCTGTGGATCAGCACGCTTTAGGTACAGAGCTTTCACAGTCAGCGTCGGGCGACAGAAGAGCTGAAGAAGAG TTTGCAAGACATGAAACATCAACTCCTGAAAATGAGAATATGAATGGTGCACAACCAGTCATCCAGAGCGTGGCAACAGTGTCATTTCCTGAAGCCCAACGCCTAATTTCGCTGTATTTTTCTTTATGTACAAAG AAACCTATTCTTCTTCGACTTGCATTTGATATTTATGGGAAAGCTCCAAAAGGTGTGAGGCAG GCTTTTCACCGTCATATTCCTATACTCATAAGGGCTGTAGGGCCATTTTATTCTGAATTGCTTAATGTAATATCTGATCCACCACAAGGGAGTGAAGATCTTTTGACACTG GTGTTGCAAATATTGACTCAGGAAACAACACCGTCTCCTGATCTTATAGCCACTGTTAAACGTTTATACGAGACTAAGTTGAAG GATGTGTCAATTCTTATTCCAATGCTCTCATTGCTTCCCAAGGATGAG GTTTTACCTATTTTCCCTCGGCTGGTTGACCTTCCCATGGAGAAGTTCCAGACAGCACTTGCTCATATATTACAg GGTTCAGCTCATACAGGTCCAGCTTTAACACCTGCAGAAGTTTTGGTTGCCATTCATGATATCAGTCCTGAGAAAGATGGTCTTGCACTGAAGAAG ATAACAGATGCTTGCTCAACTTGTTTTGAGCAACGGACAGTTTTCACACAACAGGTCTTGGCAAAGGCCTTGAATCAGATG GTTGATCAAACTCCTCTGCCTCTTCTTTTCATGAGAACTGTTATTCAGGCAATTGATGCATTTCCCAAACTG GTCGATTTTGTTATGGAGATGCTTTCCAAACTTGTGAATAGACAG
- the LOC120009269 gene encoding uncharacterized protein LOC120009269 isoform X2, translated as MAAPSRDQALSLIAASKNHGDLAVKLSSLKQAKDILSSVDPSVATDLFPYLVELQSSPESLVRKVLVEIIEDVGLKALEYCSMLIPVILALVRDGDPIVARQSIVSGSKFYCSIVEEMVLQFHRRVNVDRWLEELWMWMVKFKDVVFSIALQPGSAGTKLLALKFLETYILIFAIDTTDSEKPAYEATAGGGRTFNVSCLLGGHTILDLVAVMSEVNKSLGVLLDLLRSAGSIPGLLTIAVVNCLVAIARKRPIHYDTILSALFNFDPNFEGVGGCHTASIHYALRTAFLGFLRCTYSPIVESREKLLRVLRAMNAGDAADQVIRQVDKMMKNSERVSREAWLRRLPGFGDLSRKISMLQDNDDLAYEVPSKRIRHGPNTPSALQVQVNGYGQDSVSVNEVSPNVPLFDSDLTPVEKMIAMIGALLAEGERGAESLEILISNIHPDLLADIVITNMRHLPKTPPPVTQLGSLHITQQNGSQSSSAQVVAQSVSANSVQSPVPTAQVPFSSVSTISSSLSETSAVNNFPADSKRDPRRDPRRLDPRRVVMPTGIPSIHVAEDNSPVPFESYGSSSLSKPVSFPAITSVETQMPQLMSNADVNDNLLGSTLFVETGQENPEEEFVRKIEEALPIPEVNASDQAHSPLRIADEHSGSSRLSDCEITYEDDISALLEADQNSPAISNTSASEETCLDLPVLPMYVDMTEEQQTSMRKLAVERIIKSYEHLDGTNSSKTWMAILARLVAQLDAGDDVVVVLQKKIVLDHEQQKGHELVLYILYHLHSLMISDSVETASVAAIAYENFLLAVAKSLLDILPASDKSFSRLFAEVPFLSDASLKLLDDLCYSNVFDPNGNEIRDGERVTQGLGAVWGLILGRPNYRQACLSIALKCAVHTQDDIRAKAIRLVANKLYPLNYISEHIEKYATDKLLSAVDQHALGTELSQSASGDRRAEEEFARHETSTPENENMNGAQPVIQSVATVSFPEAQRLISLYFSLCTKKPILLRLAFDIYGKAPKGVRQAFHRHIPILIRAVGPFYSELLNVISDPPQGSEDLLTLVLQILTQETTPSPDLIATVKRLYETKLKDVSILIPMLSLLPKDEVLPIFPRLVDLPMEKFQTALAHILQGSAHTGPALTPAEVLVAIHDISPEKDGLALKKITDACSTCFEQRTVFTQQVLAKALNQMVDQTPLPLLFMRTVIQAIDAFPKLVDFVMEMLSKLVNRQVWRMPKLWVGFLKCVSQTQPHSFHVLLQLPSPQLESALNKHAMLRGSLAAYANQPSRKASLPRSTLDVLGLANESYLPDSSSLQPSDITSSVHGATMTR; from the exons ATGGCCGCTCCTTCTAGGGACCAGGCACTTTCTCTCATCGCCGCCTCAAAGAACCACGGAGATTTGGCCGTTAAGCTCTCGTCTCTAAAGCAAGCCAAAGATATTTTGTCGTCCGTAGATCCTTCCGTCGCGACCGATCTTTTCCCGTACTTGGTCGAGCTACAGTCCTCGCCCGAGAGCCTTGTTCGAAAAGTTCTTGTCGA GATAATTGAAGATGTTGGTTTAAAGGCATTGGAATATTGTTCTATGCTAATACCTGTCATACTGGCCCTTGTAAGAGATGGTGACCCTATCGTTGCAAGACAGTCGATTGTCAGTGGCTCGAAGTTCTACTGTAGCATTGTAGAGGAAATGGTGTTGCAG TTTCATCGGCGTGTTAACGTGGACCGGTGGCTTGAAGAACTATGGATGTGGATGGTTAAGTTTAAGGATGTTGTCTTTTCTATTGCTTTGCAG CCTGGTTCTGCTGGGACGAAATTGCTAGCATTGAAGTTTCTGGaaacatatattttaatttttgcaATTGACACCACTGACTCTGAAAAGCCTGCATATGAAG CTACAGCAGGAGGTGGACGGACATTTAATGTTTCCTGTCTACTTGGTGGCCACACTATTTTGGATCTGGTTGCTGTGATGTCTGAAGTAAATAAGTCTCTTGGTGTTTTGTTGGATTTGTTGCGATCAGCTGGTAGTATCCCTGGTTTATTGACAATTGCTGTTGTCAATTG TCTTGTTGCCATAGCAAGGAAGAGGCCAATTCACTATGATACAATTCTTTCTGCATTGTTCAATTTTGATCCCAACTTTGAGGGGGTGGGGGGTTGCCATACTGCCAGCATCCATTATGCCTTGAGAACGGCCTTTCTCGGATTTCTAAGGTGTACTTATTCACCCATTGTAGAG TCAAGAGAGAAATTGCTCAGGGTGTTACGAGCAATGAATGCAGGGGATGCTGCTGACCAAGTTATCCGACAAGTTgataaaatgatgaaaaatagtGAGCGTGTATCTCGTGAAGCTTGGCTACGAAGG CTTCCTGGCTTTGGAGATCTGTCAAGGAAAATATCCATGCTTCAGGACAATGACGACCTTGCTTATGAGGTGCCTTCCAAGCGAATTCGTCATGGTCCAAACACTCCCTCAGCGTTGCAAGTTCAAGTGAATGGTTATGGCCAGGATTCTGTTTCTGTGAATGAAGTGTCTCCTAATGTTCCCCTGTTTGATAGTGATTTGACTCCAGTGGAAAAAATGATTGCGATGATTGGTGCACTGCTTGCGGAAGGAGAAAGAGGGGCTGAATCTCTTGAAATTCTTATTTCAAATATTCATCCTGACTTGCTGGCTGATATTGTGATTACTAATATGCGGCACTTGCCTAAAACCCCTCCACCGGTAACACAGCTTGGGAGTTTGCATATAACTCAACAAAATGGCTCTCAAAGTAGTTCAGCACAGGTGGTGGCGCAATCTGTTTCAGCAAATTCTGTGCAATCTCCAGTTCCCACTGCACAAGTACCTTTTTCTTCAGTTTCCACAATCAGTTCATCGTTGTCCGAGACATCTGCTGTCAATAATTTTCCTGCAGATTCTAAACGTGATCCAAGAAGG GATCCACGTCGCCTTGATCCAAGGCGTGTTGTGATGCCTACAGGAATACCTTCTATACATGTTGCTGAGGATAACAGTCCTGTGCCTTTTGAGTCATATGGCTCTAGCTCCTTGAGCAAGCCTGTTTCATTTCCTGCTATAACATCTGTTGAAACTCAGATGCCGCAGTTGATGTCCAATGCAGATGTCAATGATAATCTTTTGGGGAGTACATTGTTCGTTGAAACTGGTCAAGAAAATCCTGAAGAAGAGTTTGTGAGAAAAATTGAGGAGGCCCTCCCAATTCCAGAAGTCAATGCTTCAGATCAGGCACATTCTCCTCTTCGCATCGCTGATGAGCATTCTGGTTCATCAAGGTTGTCTGATTGCGAAATAACATATGAAGATGATATATCAGCTTTGCTGGAAGCCGATCAGAATTCCCCAGCTATTTCAAACACATCAGCATCGGAGGAGACTTGTTTGGATTTACCTGTGCTCCCAATGTATGTTGATATGACCGAAGAACAGCAAACAAGTATGAGAAAACTGGCAGTTGAACGGATTATCAAATCGTATGAGCATCTAGATGGTACCAACTCAAGCAAGACATGGATGGCAATACTTGCGAGATTGGTTGCTCAG CTTGATGCAGGTGATGATGTGGTGGTGGtcctgcaaaaaaaaattgttttggatCACGAACAGCAAAAG GGGCATGAGCTTGTGTTGTATATCCTCTACCATCTGCATTCTCTCATGATCTCAGATTCAGTTGAAACCGCTTCCGTTGCTGCTATTGCTTATGAAAACTTTCTATTGGCAGTG GCCAAATCTTTACTGGATATTTTACCTGCCTCAGACAAGTCCTTCAGTCGACTTTTTGCTGAAGTTCCATTTTTGTCTgatgcttccttgaaattgttagATGATCTCTGCTATTCGAATGTTTTTGATCCCAATGGAAATGAAATTCGTGATGGTGAGCGTGTCACTCAAGGCCTTGGTGCTGTGTGGGGTTTGATTTTGGGGCGTCCAAATTATCGGCAAGCCTGCTTAAGTATAGCTTTAAAG TGTGCTGTTCATACACAAGATGATATTCGGGCGAAAGCTATTCGGCTG GTGGCAAACAAACTCTATCCACTGAACTACATATCAGAACATATTGAAAAATATGCAACAGATAAGCTACTTTCTGCTGTGGATCAGCACGCTTTAGGTACAGAGCTTTCACAGTCAGCGTCGGGCGACAGAAGAGCTGAAGAAGAG TTTGCAAGACATGAAACATCAACTCCTGAAAATGAGAATATGAATGGTGCACAACCAGTCATCCAGAGCGTGGCAACAGTGTCATTTCCTGAAGCCCAACGCCTAATTTCGCTGTATTTTTCTTTATGTACAAAG AAACCTATTCTTCTTCGACTTGCATTTGATATTTATGGGAAAGCTCCAAAAGGTGTGAGGCAG GCTTTTCACCGTCATATTCCTATACTCATAAGGGCTGTAGGGCCATTTTATTCTGAATTGCTTAATGTAATATCTGATCCACCACAAGGGAGTGAAGATCTTTTGACACTG GTGTTGCAAATATTGACTCAGGAAACAACACCGTCTCCTGATCTTATAGCCACTGTTAAACGTTTATACGAGACTAAGTTGAAG GATGTGTCAATTCTTATTCCAATGCTCTCATTGCTTCCCAAGGATGAG GTTTTACCTATTTTCCCTCGGCTGGTTGACCTTCCCATGGAGAAGTTCCAGACAGCACTTGCTCATATATTACAg GGTTCAGCTCATACAGGTCCAGCTTTAACACCTGCAGAAGTTTTGGTTGCCATTCATGATATCAGTCCTGAGAAAGATGGTCTTGCACTGAAGAAG ATAACAGATGCTTGCTCAACTTGTTTTGAGCAACGGACAGTTTTCACACAACAGGTCTTGGCAAAGGCCTTGAATCAGATG GTTGATCAAACTCCTCTGCCTCTTCTTTTCATGAGAACTGTTATTCAGGCAATTGATGCATTTCCCAAACTG GTCGATTTTGTTATGGAGATGCTTTCCAAACTTGTGAATAGACAG